One Streptomyces showdoensis genomic region harbors:
- a CDS encoding glycosyltransferase family 2 protein, which produces MPSIVIPAHNEERTLGRLLDALLEGSRDEEFDIVVVCNGCTDDTARVAGERGPRVRVVETPVPSKHEALRLGDTHARGFPRIYVDADVVLGAGDVRALTAALDAPGEVLAAAPERELPMTGCSWRVRAYYRVWQRLPAVREGLFGRGVIAMSGEGHARIAALPPLMADDLAASLAFGPAERSVVRTARVVVRPPRTWRDLIRRRVRAATSTAQLEAHQAGHREAGPDASAPAAPPSARTGVSDLKALVRAEPALLPAVVVFLSAALAARRGARKAIKARDFDTWLRDESSRQD; this is translated from the coding sequence GTGCCCAGCATCGTGATCCCCGCCCACAACGAGGAACGTACCCTCGGCCGCCTCCTGGACGCCCTCCTGGAGGGCTCCCGTGACGAGGAGTTCGACATCGTCGTCGTGTGCAACGGCTGTACGGACGACACCGCCCGCGTCGCCGGGGAGCGCGGCCCGCGGGTGCGGGTCGTCGAGACCCCCGTGCCCTCCAAACACGAGGCCCTGCGCCTCGGTGACACGCACGCCCGCGGCTTCCCGCGGATCTACGTGGACGCCGACGTGGTGCTCGGCGCCGGGGACGTCCGTGCCCTCACCGCCGCGCTCGACGCGCCCGGCGAGGTCCTCGCCGCCGCGCCCGAGCGGGAGCTGCCGATGACCGGCTGCTCCTGGCGGGTGCGCGCGTACTACCGGGTGTGGCAGCGGCTGCCCGCGGTCCGCGAGGGGCTCTTCGGGCGGGGCGTGATCGCCATGTCCGGCGAGGGCCACGCCCGGATCGCCGCGCTGCCCCCGCTGATGGCCGACGACCTGGCCGCCTCGCTCGCCTTCGGGCCGGCCGAGCGCAGCGTGGTCCGTACCGCCCGGGTGGTGGTCCGGCCGCCGCGCACCTGGCGGGACCTGATCCGCCGCCGGGTCCGGGCGGCCACCTCCACGGCCCAGCTCGAGGCCCACCAGGCGGGTCACCGGGAGGCCGGGCCGGACGCCTCGGCGCCCGCCGCGCCGCCCTCGGCCCGTACCGGCGTCTCCGACCTGAAGGCCCTGGTCCGCGCCGAGCCCGCGCTGCTGCCGGCCGTGGTCGTCTTCCTCTCGGCGGCGCTCGCGGCGCGCAGGGGCGCGCGGAAGGCCATCAAGGCGCGCGACTTCGACACCTGGCTCCGGGACGAGAGCAGCCGCCAGGACTGA
- a CDS encoding Gfo/Idh/MocA family protein: MSDAKDAARPDGPLGVAVIGAGYWGPNLVRNFQGSDRFRLRWLCDLDVTRAQRVLGGYSTVQATDDYAAVLADPDVHAVAVATPAGTHLDVALAALRAGKHVLVEKPLATTYADGARLVAEAEERGLTLMCDHTYCYTPAVAKIRELVREGALGDIHYVDSVRINLGLVQKDIDVLWDLAPHDLSILDFILPEHVEPVAVAAHGADPIGAGQDCITYLTLQLNTGAIAHVHVNWLSPTKVRTTMVGGSKRTLIWDDLNPAQRVALFDRGVDLATPQELGADERRDALISYRSGDMIAPAIGEKEALRSMVDEFAAAITEGRPALTDGRAGLRVLDILEAASRSLQFRGAVVGLRTGSDRSIKNGNEVLGERR; encoded by the coding sequence GTGAGCGACGCGAAGGACGCGGCTCGTCCGGACGGGCCGCTGGGGGTCGCCGTCATAGGCGCCGGCTACTGGGGCCCGAACCTGGTGCGCAACTTCCAGGGCAGCGACCGCTTCCGGCTGCGCTGGCTCTGCGACCTCGACGTCACGCGCGCCCAGCGGGTCCTCGGCGGGTACTCCACCGTCCAGGCCACCGACGACTACGCGGCGGTCCTCGCCGACCCGGACGTGCACGCGGTCGCCGTCGCCACCCCGGCCGGGACCCACCTGGACGTGGCCCTCGCGGCGCTGCGCGCGGGCAAGCACGTGCTGGTCGAGAAGCCGCTGGCCACCACGTACGCCGACGGGGCGCGGCTGGTCGCCGAGGCCGAGGAGCGCGGCCTGACCCTGATGTGCGACCACACCTACTGCTACACCCCGGCCGTGGCGAAGATCCGCGAGCTGGTGCGCGAGGGCGCCCTCGGCGACATCCACTACGTGGACTCGGTGCGGATCAACCTGGGCCTGGTCCAGAAGGACATCGACGTGCTGTGGGACCTCGCCCCGCACGACCTGTCCATCCTGGACTTCATCCTGCCGGAGCACGTGGAGCCGGTCGCGGTCGCCGCGCACGGCGCCGACCCGATCGGCGCGGGCCAGGACTGCATCACGTACCTGACCCTCCAGCTGAACACCGGGGCCATCGCCCACGTGCACGTCAACTGGCTCTCCCCCACCAAGGTCCGCACCACCATGGTCGGCGGCTCCAAGCGGACCCTGATCTGGGACGACCTCAACCCCGCGCAGCGCGTCGCGCTGTTCGACCGCGGGGTGGACCTAGCGACGCCCCAGGAGCTGGGCGCGGACGAGCGCCGGGACGCCCTCATCTCGTACCGCAGCGGCGACATGATCGCCCCGGCGATCGGCGAGAAGGAGGCGCTGCGCAGCATGGTCGACGAGTTCGCGGCGGCGATCACGGAGGGCCGGCCGGCGCTGACCGACGGGCGGGCGGGGCTCCGGGTGCTGGACATCCTGGAGGCGGCCTCGCGGAGCCTGCAGTTCCGCGGTGCCGTCGTCGGGCTGCGGACCGGCTCGGACCGGTCCATCAAGAACGGGAACGAAGTGCTGGGAGAACGGCGTTGA
- a CDS encoding aminotransferase class I/II-fold pyridoxal phosphate-dependent enzyme codes for MRGRRANLAKALAGGRVELVEGDIRDASTVHRVTEGADLVYHLAAIRITQCAEEPRLANEVMVNGTFNVLEAAAAAGVGKVIASSSASVYGLAESFPTTERHHPYNNDTFYGAAKAFNEGMLRSFHAMYGLDYVALRYFNVYGPRMDIHGLYTEVLIRWMERIEAGEPPLILGDGTQTMDFVDVRDIARANILAAREGLTDEVFNVASATETSLRELADGLLEVMGSDLEPVHGPARAVNGVTRRLADTTLAEGRLGFKAEIDLRTGLRDLVEWWRAEKGATATDADTAAAKAPVRIPVMVPWLGEEEARAASDTVRSGWVAQGPKVAEFERAFAERVGARHGVAVSSCTTALHLALVALGLGPGDQVVVPSLSFIATANAVRYVGAEPVFADVDLATGNLTAATVDAVRTPATKAVLLVHQGGVPADVAALRAACEGWGLPLVEDAACAIGSTVDGASVGRGALLAAWSFHPRKLLTTGEGGMVTTDDAEWAARLRRLREHGMNVSAAERHASGKPVLESYLETGFNYRMTDIQAAVGLAQLAKLDALVARRRELAARYTELLADVPGLTPVTDPAHGEGNFQSYWVLLAEEFPVGRDELLAVLAEAGISARRGIMASHLEPAYAGHPAGPLPATERIARDSLILPLFHTLTEEQQDRVVAVLREAAARP; via the coding sequence GTGCGCGGCCGCCGGGCCAACCTCGCCAAGGCCCTGGCCGGCGGCCGGGTCGAGCTCGTCGAGGGCGACATCCGGGACGCGTCGACCGTGCACCGGGTGACCGAGGGGGCCGACCTCGTCTACCACCTGGCGGCGATCCGCATCACCCAGTGCGCGGAGGAGCCCCGGCTCGCCAACGAGGTCATGGTGAACGGCACGTTCAACGTCCTGGAGGCCGCCGCGGCCGCCGGGGTGGGGAAGGTGATCGCCTCCTCCTCGGCCTCCGTGTACGGCCTGGCCGAGTCGTTCCCGACCACCGAGCGGCACCACCCGTACAACAACGACACGTTCTACGGCGCGGCCAAGGCCTTCAACGAGGGCATGCTGCGCAGCTTCCACGCCATGTACGGCCTGGACTACGTGGCGCTGCGCTACTTCAACGTGTACGGGCCCCGGATGGACATCCACGGCCTCTACACCGAGGTGCTGATCCGCTGGATGGAGCGGATCGAGGCGGGCGAGCCGCCGCTGATCCTCGGCGACGGCACCCAGACGATGGACTTCGTCGACGTCCGCGACATCGCCCGCGCCAACATCCTGGCGGCGCGCGAGGGCCTGACCGACGAGGTGTTCAACGTGGCGAGCGCCACCGAGACCTCGCTGCGCGAGCTGGCCGACGGCCTCCTCGAGGTGATGGGCTCGGACCTGGAGCCGGTGCACGGCCCGGCCCGCGCGGTCAACGGGGTGACCCGGCGGCTCGCGGACACCACGCTCGCCGAGGGGCGGCTCGGCTTCAAGGCCGAGATCGACCTGCGGACCGGGCTGCGGGACCTGGTCGAGTGGTGGCGGGCCGAGAAGGGGGCGACGGCCACGGACGCCGACACGGCCGCCGCGAAGGCGCCCGTCCGGATCCCGGTGATGGTGCCCTGGCTCGGCGAGGAGGAGGCCCGGGCGGCCTCCGACACCGTGCGGTCCGGCTGGGTCGCGCAGGGACCGAAGGTCGCCGAGTTCGAGCGGGCCTTCGCGGAGCGGGTCGGCGCCCGGCACGGGGTGGCGGTCAGCTCCTGCACGACCGCGCTCCACCTGGCCCTGGTCGCGCTCGGCCTCGGCCCCGGCGACCAGGTCGTGGTCCCCTCGCTGTCCTTCATCGCCACCGCCAACGCCGTGCGGTACGTGGGCGCCGAACCGGTCTTCGCCGACGTCGACCTCGCCACCGGCAACCTCACCGCCGCCACCGTCGACGCGGTCCGCACCCCGGCCACCAAGGCCGTCCTCCTGGTCCACCAGGGCGGCGTGCCGGCCGACGTGGCCGCGCTGCGGGCCGCCTGCGAGGGCTGGGGGCTGCCGCTGGTCGAGGACGCGGCCTGCGCGATCGGCTCCACCGTCGACGGGGCCTCCGTCGGGCGGGGCGCGCTGCTCGCCGCCTGGTCCTTCCACCCGCGCAAGCTGCTCACCACCGGCGAGGGCGGCATGGTCACCACCGACGACGCCGAGTGGGCGGCGCGGCTGCGCCGGCTGCGCGAGCACGGGATGAACGTGTCGGCGGCCGAACGGCACGCGAGCGGCAAGCCGGTCCTGGAGAGCTACCTGGAGACCGGGTTCAACTACCGGATGACCGACATCCAGGCGGCGGTCGGCCTCGCCCAGCTGGCGAAGCTGGACGCCCTGGTGGCCCGCCGCCGCGAGCTGGCCGCCCGCTACACGGAGCTGCTGGCGGACGTGCCCGGTCTGACGCCGGTGACCGACCCCGCGCACGGCGAGGGCAACTTCCAGTCGTACTGGGTGCTGCTCGCCGAGGAGTTCCCGGTCGGCCGCGACGAGCTGCTCGCCGTGCTCGCCGAGGCCGGGATCTCGGCCCGCCGCGGCATCATGGCCAGCCACCTGGAACCCGCCTACGCGGGCCACCCCGCCGGACCGCTGCCGGCCACCGAGCGGATCGCCCGCGACTCGCTGATCCTGCCGCTGTTCCACACCCTGACCGAGGAGCAGCAGGACCGCGTGGTCGCCGTCCTGCGGGAAGCGGCGGCGCGTCCGTGA
- a CDS encoding MFS transporter has translation MHTPDATLPTGSRPASAPGPRRLLPLLSLAHAALFTVYMGAGGILLPVQVELLDPADKVANLGLVSGVAAIFATLFNPLAGLFSDRSGRRNPWILGGGLSALAALALLGAVRTVLLVTLAWCLVQATMNVFQAALTAVVPDRVPAERRGLASAMVGIGTPIGSAVGISVAALFVPDALTTGYLVLGAVIAGAAVLFTALVRDRRTAERTRPVPLGRQFAAFAATLRDADFRWAFIGRFLLMLGFFSVSLYQLYILQDHIELPAGLSPTDAVAVTAPIDAVCTLLATVGGGLLSDRLGRRKPMIAVSCALSGVSMLVPVFVPTWTGMLVFTVLTALAFGSFMAVDTALVTLVLPSADDAARDLGVLNIANAGPQIIAPFLASLLVGTLGYDGLYGVAALLTLLGAASVAGIKGVR, from the coding sequence TTGCACACCCCCGACGCCACCCTGCCCACCGGGTCGAGACCCGCGTCCGCGCCCGGTCCGCGCCGGCTGCTGCCCCTGCTCTCGCTCGCCCACGCGGCCCTGTTCACCGTCTACATGGGCGCCGGGGGCATCCTGCTGCCGGTGCAGGTCGAACTCCTCGACCCCGCCGACAAGGTGGCGAACCTCGGGCTCGTGTCCGGGGTGGCCGCGATCTTCGCGACCCTGTTCAACCCCCTCGCCGGCCTGTTCTCCGACCGGTCGGGCCGGCGCAACCCGTGGATCCTGGGCGGCGGTCTCTCGGCCCTCGCCGCCCTGGCCCTGCTGGGCGCGGTGCGGACCGTGCTGCTGGTGACCCTCGCCTGGTGCCTCGTCCAGGCGACGATGAACGTCTTCCAGGCCGCGCTCACCGCCGTGGTCCCGGACCGGGTGCCGGCCGAACGGCGCGGTCTCGCCTCGGCGATGGTCGGCATCGGCACCCCGATCGGCTCGGCCGTCGGCATCTCCGTCGCCGCGCTCTTCGTCCCCGACGCGCTCACGACCGGCTACCTCGTCCTCGGCGCGGTCATCGCGGGCGCCGCCGTCCTGTTCACCGCCCTCGTGCGGGACCGCCGGACGGCGGAGCGGACCCGACCGGTGCCGCTGGGGCGGCAGTTCGCCGCCTTCGCCGCCACCCTCCGGGACGCCGACTTCCGCTGGGCGTTCATCGGCCGCTTCCTGCTGATGCTGGGATTCTTCTCGGTCTCCCTGTACCAGCTGTACATCCTCCAGGACCACATCGAGCTGCCCGCAGGGCTCTCCCCCACCGACGCCGTCGCGGTCACCGCCCCGATCGACGCGGTCTGCACCCTGCTCGCCACGGTCGGCGGCGGCCTGCTCTCCGACCGGCTGGGCCGCCGCAAGCCGATGATCGCGGTGTCCTGCGCGCTGAGCGGCGTGTCCATGCTGGTGCCGGTGTTCGTGCCGACCTGGACCGGCATGCTGGTCTTCACCGTCCTGACCGCGCTGGCCTTCGGCAGCTTCATGGCCGTGGACACCGCCCTGGTCACCCTGGTCCTGCCCAGCGCCGACGACGCGGCGCGCGACCTGGGCGTCCTCAACATCGCCAACGCGGGGCCGCAGATCATCGCCCCGTTCCTGGCCTCGCTCCTCGTCGGCACCCTGGGCTACGACGGGCTGTACGGGGTGGCCGCACTGCTGACCCTGCTCGGCGCGGCCTCCGTGGCGGGGATCAAGGGCGTGCGCTGA
- a CDS encoding sugar transferase — protein MTVLPVTHERHRVESTHFDVHRLWWRRRHQIILLAADTAAAVAAAVSVLGAVGHWPVVLGLPPAWVTLMYAHRAYERGSFGSGGEIYRRVLRGALVLPALAAVLGWGLVGDLDLLHEMILAAPAVAALALAARFLLRRWLRRDWAQGRNRTTAILVGPSAGVAELLAALRRDGRPGAPAGAVLQGLDIAGVCLTDPLNAEGVDAFGVPVLGGVDEVPRAIRAFGGSTTVVVLPSPEIDATLLRGLSWSTAAAGGDFLLAPAFGDVAASRLEVRPVGGVPLIHLKAPRLSRWARLPKELAERLAAAVLLLVLAPLMCAVALAVRLGSRGPALFRQVRVGLHGKQFTMFKFRTMRPDAEAVRAELAHANHNSDGLLFKVRDDPRVTRVGATLRKYSIDELPQLLNVLNGRMSLIGPRPPLPEEVAGYSHEVRRRLLVKPGLTGLWQVSGRSDLPWDEAVRLDLAYVDNWSLGLDALILLRTGPAVLRGTGAY, from the coding sequence ATGACCGTCCTGCCGGTCACGCATGAGCGGCATCGAGTCGAATCCACACATTTCGACGTCCACCGCCTGTGGTGGCGGAGGAGACACCAGATAATCCTGCTGGCCGCGGACACCGCGGCGGCCGTCGCGGCCGCGGTGAGTGTCCTCGGCGCGGTGGGCCACTGGCCCGTCGTCCTCGGCCTGCCGCCGGCCTGGGTCACGCTGATGTACGCCCACCGGGCCTACGAGCGGGGCTCGTTCGGCTCCGGCGGCGAGATATACCGCCGGGTGCTGCGCGGCGCCCTGGTCCTGCCGGCGCTCGCCGCGGTGCTCGGCTGGGGCCTCGTCGGCGACCTCGACCTGCTCCACGAGATGATCCTGGCGGCCCCGGCCGTGGCCGCCCTCGCCCTGGCCGCCCGATTCCTGCTCCGGCGCTGGCTGCGCCGCGACTGGGCGCAGGGCCGGAACCGGACCACCGCGATCCTGGTCGGACCCTCGGCCGGCGTCGCCGAACTCCTCGCCGCGCTCCGGCGGGACGGGCGGCCCGGCGCCCCGGCCGGGGCCGTGCTCCAGGGCCTGGACATCGCCGGCGTGTGCCTGACCGACCCGCTGAACGCCGAGGGCGTCGACGCCTTCGGGGTGCCGGTGCTCGGCGGGGTCGACGAAGTCCCGCGCGCCATAAGGGCCTTCGGCGGCTCCACCACCGTGGTGGTGCTGCCCTCGCCGGAGATCGACGCGACCCTGCTGCGCGGGCTCTCCTGGAGCACCGCCGCGGCCGGCGGCGACTTCCTGCTGGCCCCCGCCTTCGGCGACGTGGCCGCCTCCCGCCTGGAGGTCCGGCCGGTCGGCGGGGTCCCGCTGATCCATCTGAAGGCACCGCGGCTGTCCCGCTGGGCCCGGCTCCCCAAGGAGCTGGCCGAGCGCCTGGCCGCCGCGGTCCTGCTGCTCGTGCTCGCGCCGCTGATGTGCGCCGTCGCCCTGGCCGTCCGGCTCGGCAGCCGCGGTCCGGCCCTGTTCCGGCAGGTCCGGGTGGGCCTGCACGGCAAGCAGTTCACGATGTTCAAGTTCCGTACGATGCGGCCCGACGCCGAGGCGGTCAGGGCCGAGCTCGCCCATGCGAACCACAACAGCGACGGCCTGCTGTTCAAGGTCCGCGACGACCCGCGCGTCACCCGGGTGGGCGCCACCCTGCGCAAGTACTCGATCGACGAACTGCCCCAGCTGCTGAACGTGCTGAACGGGCGCATGTCCCTCATCGGGCCGCGCCCGCCGCTGCCCGAGGAGGTCGCCGGATACAGCCACGAGGTCCGGCGCCGGCTGCTCGTCAAACCGGGCCTCACCGGCCTGTGGCAGGTCAGCGGACGCTCCGACCTGCCCTGGGACGAGGCCGTACGCCTCGACCTGGCGTACGTGGACAACTGGTCGCTCGGCCTGGACGCGCTGATCCTGCTGCGCACCGGCCCCGCCGTCCTGCGCGGGACGGGGGCCTACTGA
- a CDS encoding NAD(P)/FAD-dependent oxidoreductase, protein MDPVHALRDASPIPFWLDDPSRPQASPALVGPTDCDLLVVGGGYTGLWTALIAKERDPSADVVVIEADQAGGAASGRNGGFCESSLTHGLGNGLARWPHEIGRLERLGRENLQGIEDAIARYGMDCAWERTGSLAVATEPYQLAGLDEEAEAAARHGAEVTLLDESAVRAEIDSPSFLGGLWNKDGVAMVDPAKLAWGLKRACQELDVRVYEHTPGTGLTEDGARISVTTPYGRVRARRVALATNAYPSLLRRHRPYTVPVYDYALMTEPLTEAQLASVGWKNRQGWADCANSFHYVRLSADNRVLWGGYDAVHRRAVRAEHDRRPASFATLARHFFATFPQLAGVRFSHAWGGAIDTSTRFCVFFDTSHRGKVAYAAGYTGLGVGATRFGAEVMLDLLAGQRTERTSLDLVRRRPLPFPPEPVRSLGIGITQWSMARADAHEGRRNLWLRTLDRAGLGFGS, encoded by the coding sequence ATGGACCCCGTGCACGCGCTGCGCGACGCCTCGCCCATCCCGTTCTGGCTGGACGACCCGAGCCGGCCGCAGGCCTCCCCCGCCCTCGTCGGCCCCACCGACTGCGACCTGCTGGTGGTCGGCGGCGGCTACACCGGGCTGTGGACCGCGCTCATCGCCAAGGAGCGCGACCCGTCCGCCGACGTGGTCGTCATCGAGGCCGACCAGGCCGGCGGTGCAGCCTCCGGCCGCAACGGCGGCTTCTGCGAGTCGAGCCTCACCCACGGCCTGGGCAACGGCCTCGCGCGCTGGCCGCACGAGATCGGGCGGCTGGAGCGCCTCGGCCGGGAGAACCTCCAGGGCATCGAGGACGCGATCGCCCGCTACGGGATGGACTGCGCCTGGGAGCGCACGGGTTCGCTCGCCGTGGCGACGGAGCCGTACCAGCTCGCCGGGCTCGACGAGGAGGCCGAGGCCGCCGCGCGCCACGGAGCGGAGGTCACGCTGCTCGACGAGTCCGCCGTCCGCGCCGAGATCGACTCCCCCTCCTTCCTCGGCGGGCTGTGGAACAAGGACGGCGTCGCCATGGTCGACCCGGCCAAGCTGGCCTGGGGCCTGAAGCGGGCCTGCCAGGAACTGGACGTCCGGGTCTACGAGCACACCCCCGGCACCGGGCTCACCGAGGACGGCGCCCGGATCTCCGTCACCACCCCGTACGGCCGGGTGCGCGCCCGGCGGGTCGCGCTGGCCACCAACGCGTACCCCTCGCTGCTGCGCCGGCACCGCCCGTACACCGTCCCGGTCTACGACTACGCGCTGATGACCGAGCCGCTGACGGAGGCCCAACTCGCCTCCGTGGGCTGGAAGAACCGCCAGGGCTGGGCCGACTGCGCCAACAGTTTCCACTACGTGCGGCTCTCCGCGGACAACCGCGTCCTGTGGGGCGGCTACGACGCCGTCCACCGCCGCGCCGTGCGGGCCGAGCACGACCGGCGGCCCGCCTCCTTCGCCACGCTCGCCCGGCACTTCTTCGCGACCTTCCCGCAGCTTGCCGGGGTGCGCTTCAGCCACGCCTGGGGCGGCGCCATCGACACCAGCACGCGCTTCTGCGTCTTCTTCGACACCAGCCACCGCGGCAAGGTCGCCTACGCGGCGGGCTACACGGGCCTCGGCGTCGGCGCCACCCGCTTCGGCGCGGAGGTCATGCTCGACCTGCTGGCCGGGCAGCGCACCGAGCGCACCTCCCTGGACCTGGTCCGGCGCAGGCCGCTGCCGTTCCCGCCCGAGCCGGTGCGCTCGCTCGGCATCGGGATCACCCAGTGGTCGATGGCCCGCGCCGACGCCCACGAGGGCCGCCGCAACCTGTGGCTGCGGACCCTGGACCGGGCCGGACTCGGCTTCGGCAGCTGA
- a CDS encoding glycoside hydrolase family 6 protein translates to MKFRIPGRRAAALAAALAACAVWTSVAPAASAGTTGGTGGDPAPGAPLTAATRFYVDPDSGAARQAVVDAAAGGPEGAANAENMRRLAALPQAAWFTGGTPGSVRAGARALVARARAAHQLPVLVAYNVPGRDCGLYSSGGAASSSAYRDWIAALAEGVGEGPALVVLEPDGLAALPEDCAGNVDPTGELTAARLADLDFAVTTLKARPGTAVYLDAGNSQWKAVGDIARRLIDAGVHKADGFSLNVSNFQPTEQLTRYGTWISKCVWFATRGPDWGRGHTDWCASQFHSGAAPNDGAPGNAVSAADPSTWHWTDAWYDRVAGSPPAAELLHFVVDTSRNGRGPWTPAPGRYTDPETWCNPPGRGIGLRPTADTGVPLADAYLYVKTIGESDGSCARGTGGTVDPEYGIVDPPAGAWWPAFAHGLAREARPGLTLDADPAPAR, encoded by the coding sequence ATGAAGTTCCGGATTCCGGGGCGGCGCGCCGCCGCACTGGCGGCGGCGCTGGCCGCCTGCGCCGTCTGGACCTCCGTCGCCCCGGCGGCGTCGGCCGGGACCACGGGCGGGACCGGTGGGGACCCGGCGCCCGGAGCGCCGCTGACCGCCGCCACCCGGTTCTACGTCGACCCCGACAGCGGCGCCGCGCGCCAGGCCGTCGTCGACGCGGCGGCCGGGGGGCCCGAGGGTGCCGCGAACGCCGAGAACATGCGCCGGCTCGCCGCGCTGCCGCAGGCCGCCTGGTTCACCGGCGGCACGCCCGGGAGCGTGCGCGCCGGAGCGCGCGCCCTCGTCGCGCGGGCGCGCGCCGCGCACCAACTCCCCGTGCTCGTCGCGTACAACGTCCCCGGCCGCGACTGCGGCCTCTACTCCAGCGGCGGCGCCGCCTCCTCGTCCGCCTACCGGGACTGGATCGCGGCCCTCGCCGAGGGCGTCGGCGAGGGACCCGCGCTGGTGGTCCTGGAACCCGACGGCCTGGCCGCCCTGCCCGAGGACTGCGCGGGGAACGTGGATCCGACCGGGGAGCTCACCGCCGCCCGGCTCGCCGACCTCGACTTCGCCGTCACGACGCTCAAGGCCCGCCCCGGCACCGCCGTCTACCTCGACGCGGGCAACAGTCAGTGGAAGGCCGTCGGCGACATCGCCCGGCGGCTGATCGACGCCGGCGTGCACAAGGCCGACGGCTTCTCCCTGAACGTCTCCAACTTCCAGCCCACCGAGCAGCTGACCCGCTACGGCACCTGGATCTCGAAGTGCGTCTGGTTCGCCACCCGGGGCCCCGACTGGGGCCGCGGCCACACCGACTGGTGCGCGAGCCAGTTCCATTCCGGCGCCGCCCCCAACGACGGAGCCCCCGGCAACGCGGTCTCGGCGGCCGACCCGTCCACCTGGCACTGGACCGACGCCTGGTACGACCGGGTCGCCGGCAGCCCGCCGGCCGCCGAGCTGCTCCACTTCGTCGTCGACACCAGCCGCAACGGCCGCGGCCCCTGGACCCCCGCCCCCGGCAGGTACACCGACCCGGAGACCTGGTGCAACCCGCCCGGTCGGGGCATCGGCCTCCGCCCGACCGCCGACACCGGGGTCCCGCTGGCCGACGCCTACCTGTACGTGAAGACCATCGGCGAGTCCGACGGCAGCTGCGCCCGGGGCACCGGCGGCACCGTCGACCCCGAGTACGGCATCGTCGACCCGCCCGCCGGCGCCTGGTGGCCCGCGTTCGCCCACGGCCTCGCCCGCGAGGCCCGGCCCGGCCTGACCCTCGACGCGGACCCCGCCCCTGCGCGATGA
- a CDS encoding M4 family metallopeptidase: MARRTTRGLIAVATATAALTAPVTTATAATPAETGPQARIFMVNPVQSTGDQTLADAKDAAAAVPASAYTTAVLRNLDGSGGLSGRWAYVRSETGAPAKAADAAAYDRHDDGFEQVMAYFWVNEAQEYLQGLGFGTELPGANDRPQPVRLNQWGSDNSFFTDKKDEIRFGKGGVDDAEDAEVIVHEYGHAVHEAQVPGFGSSAEAGAIGEAFGDYLAVEVGANAAARYGWPVRTDLACVADWDSVPYSTAPHCLRRVDSGKTYADRVGEVHADGEIWSRALWDIRGALGARTADRIIVNAQFGFAPDTSFSAAATKTIATAQRMYGPAAADAVRAAFRARAVPGV, encoded by the coding sequence ATGGCACGCCGCACCACCCGCGGCCTGATAGCCGTGGCCACCGCCACGGCCGCGCTCACCGCCCCGGTCACGACGGCCACGGCCGCCACGCCCGCCGAGACCGGCCCGCAGGCCCGCATCTTCATGGTCAATCCGGTGCAGTCCACGGGCGACCAGACCCTCGCCGACGCCAAGGACGCCGCCGCCGCGGTCCCCGCCTCGGCCTACACCACCGCCGTGCTGCGCAACCTCGACGGCAGTGGCGGGCTCTCCGGGCGCTGGGCGTACGTCAGGTCCGAGACCGGCGCCCCCGCGAAGGCCGCCGACGCCGCCGCGTACGACCGGCACGACGACGGGTTCGAGCAGGTCATGGCCTACTTCTGGGTCAACGAGGCCCAGGAGTACCTCCAGGGCCTCGGCTTCGGCACCGAGCTGCCCGGGGCCAACGACCGCCCGCAGCCCGTCCGCCTCAACCAGTGGGGCTCGGACAACTCCTTCTTCACCGACAAGAAGGACGAGATCCGCTTCGGCAAGGGCGGCGTCGACGACGCAGAGGACGCCGAGGTGATCGTGCACGAGTACGGTCACGCCGTGCACGAGGCCCAGGTCCCCGGTTTCGGCAGCTCCGCCGAGGCCGGCGCCATCGGCGAGGCCTTCGGCGACTACCTGGCCGTCGAGGTCGGGGCCAACGCGGCGGCCCGCTACGGCTGGCCGGTGCGGACGGACCTCGCCTGCGTCGCCGACTGGGACTCCGTCCCGTACAGCACGGCCCCGCACTGCCTGCGCCGGGTCGACTCCGGCAAGACCTACGCGGACCGGGTCGGCGAGGTGCACGCGGACGGCGAGATCTGGTCCCGGGCGCTGTGGGACATCCGCGGCGCGCTCGGCGCCCGGACCGCCGACCGGATCATCGTGAACGCCCAGTTCGGCTTCGCGCCCGACACCTCCTTCTCGGCCGCGGCGACGAAGACGATCGCCACGGCCCAGCGGATGTACGGCCCGGCGGCGGCCGACGCCGTCCGCGCCGCGTTCCGGGCGCGCGCCGTTCCGGGGGTCTGA